The following are encoded together in the Gasterosteus aculeatus chromosome 7, fGasAcu3.hap1.1, whole genome shotgun sequence genome:
- the LOC120813962 gene encoding uncharacterized protein LOC120813962 isoform X4 — translation MGRALFGVLGLFLLNILLYCGHAQDALLHIEPNWSPLFTGEKVTFICDLKEVNNADWVYSFRWKDHWFINYRPENRFTLSSLTAGDSGEYQCAASQKSSNVRESNKVSLSVSEKPKAQLRKDSPVAGRVTLTCSVGSSSSPSSSGWKYFWYKHNKYSEPLKPGDDVLLQSGSISPSGGGVYWCRGGRGGGRGDPVYYTEYSHPVVTNRAVVTLQHDWPEIYSGETITLTCGIEEGGGSEWEYEWRTPDYYTPPNPRGSMMTSSVRGDYSCKGRLKDGASTTEWSDAFTVKTSAAKPKAQLRKYSPVAGSVTLTCSVGSSSSSRSSSSSSSGWKYFWYKDDKTSEPLKTGDDVLLQSGSFSHSGGGVYWCRGGRGDPVYYTEYSRPVVTNRADVKPNWPEIYSGETITLTCGIEEGGGSEWEYEWRTPDYYTPPHPRGSMMTSSVRGDYSCKGRLKDGASTTEWSDAFTVKTSAAKPKAQLRKYSVGGHVTLTCSVESSSSSSSSGWKYFWYKDDKTSEPLKTGDDVLLQSGSISPSGGGVYWCRGGRGAPVYYTEYSHPVVTNRAVVTLQHDWPEIYSGETITLTCGIEEGGGSEWEYEWRTPDYYTPPNPRESMITSSVRGDYSCKGRLKDGASTTEWSDAFTVKTSDVPQPVLTVSPSWTSPGDSVTLTCSVEPPSAGWRFFWYQAVPELSLNYTYELLVGNTTGTEQDSYILHGQTHTAGYVCRAGRGDPVFYTLYSDVKFVWSGGEFVHTFIFLHKRINVLFVLTLFVLCVSPNDVFSGVNPAASLTVSPHRLQHFSTESLSLSCEGNSTEWKVMKADESGFMSSCSYWGQMTGSTCNTDTRASSGVYWCESATQSSNAANITTHNPEEAASSSVFLLLLVVGLVSGVLLIILLLLILCCYRKSKASSLSRSQRTNQSPATDHMINQGETQDGHYAALLHGDSCLYETIRGSGQCEPGTNDEPEESDYQNVMMETAAGTSSTTDHVVQYE, via the exons ATGGGACGCGCTTTGTTTGGTGTGTTGGGGCTTTTCT TGCTGAATATTCTCCTCTACTGTGGACACGCTCAAG atgctttgctgcatattgAGCCAAACTGGTCTCCTTTATTTACTGGAGAGAAAGTTACCTTCATATGTGACTTAAAGGAAGTAAACAACGCTGACTGGGTTTACTCATTCAGATGGAAAGATCATTGGTTTATCAACTACAGAccagaaaatagatttacatTATCATCTCTAACTGCAGGAGATAGTGGTGAATATCAGTGTGCTGCTTCTCAGAAGTCTTCCAACGTTAGAGAAAGTAATAAAGTCTCTCTAAGTGTATCAG aaaaaccaAAGGCCCAACTGAGAAAAGACTCTCCTGTAGCGGGACGTGTGACCCTGACCTGCTCTGTGGGgtcttcatcatcaccatcatcatctggATGGAAGTACTTCTggtacaaacacaacaaatactCTGAACCTCTGAAACCAGGAgatgatgttctcctccagagtGGAAGCatctctccctctggtggaggaGTCTActggtgcagaggaggaagaggaggaggaagaggagacccaGTTTACTACACAGAGTACAGCCATCCAGTCG tCACAAACAGAGCTGTTGTGACTCTGCAACACGACTGGCCTGAGATTTACTCTGGAGAGACGATCACTCTCACATGTGGaatagaggagggaggaggctctGAGTGGGAGTATGAATGGAGAACACCCGACTATTACACACCTCCAAACCCAAGAGGCtccatgatgacatcatcagtcaGAGGAGACTACAGCTGTAAGGGCAGACTGAAAGATGGAGCCTCTACAACAGAATGGAGTGATGCTTTCACAGTAAAAACATCAG CAGCAAAACCAAAGGCCCAACTGAGAAAATACTCTCCTGTAGCGGGAAGTGTGACCCTGACCTGCTCTGTGgggtcttcatcatcatcacgatcatcatcatcatcatcatctggatGGAAGTACTTCTGGTACAAAGACGACAAAACCTCTGAACCTCTGAAAACAGGAgatgatgttctcctccagagtGGAAGCTTCTCTCACTCTGGCGGAGGAGTCTActggtgcagaggaggaagaggagacccaGTTTACTACACAGAGTACAGCCGTCCAGTCG tCACAAACAGAGCTGATGTGAAGCCCAACTGGCCTGAGATTTACTCTGGAGAGACGATCACTCTCACATGTGGaatagaggagggaggaggctctGAGTGGGAATATGAATGGAGAACACCCGACTATTACACACCTCCACACCCAAGAGGCtccatgatgacatcatcagtcaGAGGAGACTACAGCTGTAAGGGCAGACTGAAAGATGGAGCCTCTACAACAGAATGGAGTGATGCTTTCACAGTAAAAACATCAG CAGCAAAACCAAAGGCCCAACTGAGAAAATACTCTGTAGGGGGACATGTGACCCTGACCTGCTCTGTggagtcatcatcatcatcatcatcatctggatGGAAGTACTTCTGGTACAAAGACGACAAAACCTCTGAACCTCTGAAAACAGGAgatgatgttctcctccagagtGGAAGCatctctccctctggtggaggaGTCTActggtgcagaggaggaagaggagccccAGTTTACTACACAGAGTACAGCCATCCAGTCG tCACAAACAGAGCTGTTGTGACTCTGCAACACGACTGGCCTGAGATTTACTCTGGAGAGACGATCACTCTCACATGTGGaatagaggagggaggaggctctGAGTGGGAGTATGAATGGAGAACACCCGACTATTACACACCTCCAAACCCAAGAGAATCCATGATTACATCATCAGTCAGAGGAGACTACAGCTGTAAGGGCAGACTGAAAGATGGAGCCTCTACAACAGAATGGAGTGATGCTTTCACAGTAAAAACATCAG atgtccctcagcctgtcctcacagtgtctccatcatggacgagtcctggagactcagtgactctgacctgcagtgttgaacctccgtctgcaggatggaggttcttctggtatcAGGCTGTTCCagaactgtcactcaactacaCCTATGAGCTTCTAGTTGGTAAcaccactgggactgaacaggattcctacattcttcatggacagacacacacagcaggatatgtgtgcagagctggaagaggagatcctgtgtttTACACTCTGTACAGTGAtgtgaagtttgtctggtctggaggtgagtttgttcacacttttatattcttgcacaagagaataaatgtcctttttgtgttgacattgtttgtcctgtgtgtgtctcctaatgacGTGTTttcaggtgtgaatccagcagcgtctctcacagtgagtcctcacagactgcagcacttcagcacagagtcactgtcactgagctgtgagggaaactctacTGAGTGGAAAGTGATGAAGGCTGATGAATCTGGCTTCATGTCATCCTGTTCTTACTGGGGACaaatgactggatccacatgcaacaccgacactagagcgagtagtggagtgtactggtgtgagtctgCAACACAGtccagcaatgcagccaacatcactacacaca atcctgaagaagcagcatcaagctctgTGTTTCTCCTGCTGTTGGTGGTTGGTCTGGTTTCTGGAGTTTTACTGattattctcctgctgctgatTCTGTGTTGCTACAGAAAGTCAAAAG cttcaagcctcagcag gtctcagaggaccaatcagagcccagCTACAGACCACATGATCAACCAGGGTGAAACTCAAGACGGACATTACGCTGCTCTTCTTCATG GTGATTCTTGTCTCTATGAAACAATCAGAGGCTCTGGACAATGTGAACCAG GGACGAATGATGAACCAGAGGAGAGCGATTACCAAAATGTGATgatggaaacagctgcaggtaCTTCAAGTACAACAGACCATGTAGTACAAT atgaataa
- the LOC120813962 gene encoding uncharacterized protein LOC120813962 isoform X5 has protein sequence MGRALFGVLGLFLLNILLYCGHAQDALLHIEPNWSPLFNGEKVTFICDSQEGNIADWVYSFNLNDHWTNYRPENTYTLSSLTTGDSGEYQCAASQKSSNVTRRSNKVSLSVSEKPKAQLRKDSPVAGRVTLTCSVGSSSSPSSSGWKYFWYKHNKYSEPLKPGDDVLLQSGSISPSGGGVYWCRGGRGGGRGDPVYYTEYSHPVVTNRAVVTLQHDWPEIYSGETITLTCGIEEGGGSEWEYEWRTPDYYTPPNPRGSMMTSSVRGDYSCKGRLKDGASTTEWSDAFTVKTSAAKPKAQLRKYSPVAGSVTLTCSVGSSSSSRSSSSSSSGWKYFWYKDDKTSEPLKTGDDVLLQSGSFSHSGGGVYWCRGGRGDPVYYTEYSRPVVTNRADVKPNWPEIYSGETITLTCGIEEGGGSEWEYEWRTPDYYTPPHPRGSMMTSSVRGDYSCKGRLKDGASTTEWSDAFTVKTSAAKPKAQLRKYSVGGHVTLTCSVESSSSSSSSGWKYFWYKDDKTSEPLKTGDDVLLQSGSISPSGGGVYWCRGGRGAPVYYTEYSHPVVTNRAVVTLQHDWPEIYSGETITLTCGIEEGGGSEWEYEWRTPDYYTPPNPRESMITSSVRGDYSCKGRLKDGASTTEWSDAFTVKTSDVPQPVLTVSPSWTSPGDSVTLTCSVEPPSAGWRFFWYQAVPELSLNYTYELLVGNTTGTEQDSYILHGQTHTAGYVCRAGRGDPVFYTLYSDVKFVWSGGEFVHTFIFLHKRINVLFVLTLFVLCVSPNDVFSGVNPAASLTVSPHRLQHFSTESLSLSCEGNSTEWKVMKADESGFMSSCSYWGQMTGSTCNTDTRASSGVYWCESATQSSNAANITTHNPEEAASSSVFLLLLVVGLVSGVLLIILLLLILCCYRKSKASSLSRSQRTNQSPATDHMINQGETQDGHYAALLHGDSCLYETIRGSGQCEPGTNDEPEESDYQNVMMETAAGTSSTTDHVVQYE, from the exons ATGGGACGCGCTTTGTTTGGTGTGTTGGGGCTTTTCT TGCTGAATATTCTCCTCTACTGTGGACACGCTCAAG atgctttgctgcatattgAGCCAAACTGGTCTCCTTTATTTAATGGAGAGAAAGTTACCTTCATATGTGACTCACAGGAAGGAAACATCGCTGACTGGGTTTACTCATTCAATCTGAATGATCATTGGACCAACTACAGACCagaaaatacatatacattatCATCTCTAACTACAGGAGATAGTGGTGAATATCAGTGTGCTGCTTCTCAGAAGTCTTCCAACGTTACAAGAAGAAGTAATAAAGTCTCTCTAAGTGTATCAG aaaaaccaAAGGCCCAACTGAGAAAAGACTCTCCTGTAGCGGGACGTGTGACCCTGACCTGCTCTGTGGGgtcttcatcatcaccatcatcatctggATGGAAGTACTTCTggtacaaacacaacaaatactCTGAACCTCTGAAACCAGGAgatgatgttctcctccagagtGGAAGCatctctccctctggtggaggaGTCTActggtgcagaggaggaagaggaggaggaagaggagacccaGTTTACTACACAGAGTACAGCCATCCAGTCG tCACAAACAGAGCTGTTGTGACTCTGCAACACGACTGGCCTGAGATTTACTCTGGAGAGACGATCACTCTCACATGTGGaatagaggagggaggaggctctGAGTGGGAGTATGAATGGAGAACACCCGACTATTACACACCTCCAAACCCAAGAGGCtccatgatgacatcatcagtcaGAGGAGACTACAGCTGTAAGGGCAGACTGAAAGATGGAGCCTCTACAACAGAATGGAGTGATGCTTTCACAGTAAAAACATCAG CAGCAAAACCAAAGGCCCAACTGAGAAAATACTCTCCTGTAGCGGGAAGTGTGACCCTGACCTGCTCTGTGgggtcttcatcatcatcacgatcatcatcatcatcatcatctggatGGAAGTACTTCTGGTACAAAGACGACAAAACCTCTGAACCTCTGAAAACAGGAgatgatgttctcctccagagtGGAAGCTTCTCTCACTCTGGCGGAGGAGTCTActggtgcagaggaggaagaggagacccaGTTTACTACACAGAGTACAGCCGTCCAGTCG tCACAAACAGAGCTGATGTGAAGCCCAACTGGCCTGAGATTTACTCTGGAGAGACGATCACTCTCACATGTGGaatagaggagggaggaggctctGAGTGGGAATATGAATGGAGAACACCCGACTATTACACACCTCCACACCCAAGAGGCtccatgatgacatcatcagtcaGAGGAGACTACAGCTGTAAGGGCAGACTGAAAGATGGAGCCTCTACAACAGAATGGAGTGATGCTTTCACAGTAAAAACATCAG CAGCAAAACCAAAGGCCCAACTGAGAAAATACTCTGTAGGGGGACATGTGACCCTGACCTGCTCTGTggagtcatcatcatcatcatcatcatctggatGGAAGTACTTCTGGTACAAAGACGACAAAACCTCTGAACCTCTGAAAACAGGAgatgatgttctcctccagagtGGAAGCatctctccctctggtggaggaGTCTActggtgcagaggaggaagaggagccccAGTTTACTACACAGAGTACAGCCATCCAGTCG tCACAAACAGAGCTGTTGTGACTCTGCAACACGACTGGCCTGAGATTTACTCTGGAGAGACGATCACTCTCACATGTGGaatagaggagggaggaggctctGAGTGGGAGTATGAATGGAGAACACCCGACTATTACACACCTCCAAACCCAAGAGAATCCATGATTACATCATCAGTCAGAGGAGACTACAGCTGTAAGGGCAGACTGAAAGATGGAGCCTCTACAACAGAATGGAGTGATGCTTTCACAGTAAAAACATCAG atgtccctcagcctgtcctcacagtgtctccatcatggacgagtcctggagactcagtgactctgacctgcagtgttgaacctccgtctgcaggatggaggttcttctggtatcAGGCTGTTCCagaactgtcactcaactacaCCTATGAGCTTCTAGTTGGTAAcaccactgggactgaacaggattcctacattcttcatggacagacacacacagcaggatatgtgtgcagagctggaagaggagatcctgtgtttTACACTCTGTACAGTGAtgtgaagtttgtctggtctggaggtgagtttgttcacacttttatattcttgcacaagagaataaatgtcctttttgtgttgacattgtttgtcctgtgtgtgtctcctaatgacGTGTTttcaggtgtgaatccagcagcgtctctcacagtgagtcctcacagactgcagcacttcagcacagagtcactgtcactgagctgtgagggaaactctacTGAGTGGAAAGTGATGAAGGCTGATGAATCTGGCTTCATGTCATCCTGTTCTTACTGGGGACaaatgactggatccacatgcaacaccgacactagagcgagtagtggagtgtactggtgtgagtctgCAACACAGtccagcaatgcagccaacatcactacacaca atcctgaagaagcagcatcaagctctgTGTTTCTCCTGCTGTTGGTGGTTGGTCTGGTTTCTGGAGTTTTACTGattattctcctgctgctgatTCTGTGTTGCTACAGAAAGTCAAAAG cttcaagcctcagcag gtctcagaggaccaatcagagcccagCTACAGACCACATGATCAACCAGGGTGAAACTCAAGACGGACATTACGCTGCTCTTCTTCATG GTGATTCTTGTCTCTATGAAACAATCAGAGGCTCTGGACAATGTGAACCAG GGACGAATGATGAACCAGAGGAGAGCGATTACCAAAATGTGATgatggaaacagctgcaggtaCTTCAAGTACAACAGACCATGTAGTACAAT atgaataa
- the LOC120813962 gene encoding uncharacterized protein LOC120813962 isoform X3 translates to MGRALFGVLGLFLLNILLYCGHAQGDSGEYQCAASQKSSNVRESNKVSLSVSEKPKAKLRKYSVGGRVTLTCSVGSSSSSSSPSSSSSSGWKYFWYRDEKTSEPLKTGDDVLLQSGSISPSGRGVYWCRGGRGDPVYYTEYSHPVVINRAVVTLQHDWPEIYSGETITLTCGIEEGGGSEWEYEWRTPGYYTPPNPRGSMRTSSVTGDYSCKGRLKDGASTTKWSEAFTVKTSAAKPKAQLRKYSPVWGRVTLTCSVGSSSPSSSSSSGWKYFWYKRNKYSAPLKTGDDVLLQSGSFSHSGGGVYWCRGGRGDPVYYTEYSHPVVTNRAVVKPNWPEIYSGETITLTCGIKEGGGSEWEYEWRTPDYYTPPNPRGSMMTSSVRGDYSCKGRLKDGASTTEWSDAFTVKISEKPKAQLRKDSPVAGRVTLTCSVGSSSSPSSSGWKYFWYKHNKYSEPLKPGDDVLLQSGSISPSGGGVYWCRGGRGGGRGDPVYYTEYSHPVVTNRAVVTLQHDWPEIYSGETITLTCGIEEGGGSEWEYEWRTPDYYTPPNPRGSMMTSSVRGDYSCKGRLKDGASTTEWSDAFTVKTSAAKPKAQLRKYSPVAGSVTLTCSVGSSSSSRSSSSSSSGWKYFWYKDDKTSEPLKTGDDVLLQSGSFSHSGGGVYWCRGGRGDPVYYTEYSRPVVTNRADVKPNWPEIYSGETITLTCGIEEGGGSEWEYEWRTPDYYTPPHPRGSMMTSSVRGDYSCKGRLKDGASTTEWSDAFTVKTSAAKPKAQLRKYSVGGHVTLTCSVESSSSSSSSGWKYFWYKDDKTSEPLKTGDDVLLQSGSISPSGGGVYWCRGGRGAPVYYTEYSHPVVTNRAVVTLQHDWPEIYSGETITLTCGIEEGGGSEWEYEWRTPDYYTPPNPRESMITSSVRGDYSCKGRLKDGASTTEWSDAFTVKTSDVPQPVLTVSPSWTSPGDSVTLTCSVEPPSAGWRFFWYQAVPELSLNYTYELLVGNTTGTEQDSYILHGQTHTAGYVCRAGRGDPVFYTLYSDVKFVWSGGEFVHTFIFLHKRINVLFVLTLFVLCVSPNDVFSGVNPAASLTVSPHRLQHFSTESLSLSCEGNSTEWKVMKADESGFMSSCSYWGQMTGSTCNTDTRASSGVYWCESATQSSNAANITTHNPEEAASSSVFLLLLVVGLVSGVLLIILLLLILCCYRKSKASSLSRSQRTNQSPATDHMINQGETQDGHYAALLHGDSCLYETIRGSGQCEPGTNDEPEESDYQNVMMETAAGTSSTTDHVVQYE, encoded by the exons ATGGGACGCGCTTTGTTTGGTGTGTTGGGGCTTTTCT TGCTGAATATTCTCCTCTACTGTGGACACGCTCAAG GAGATAGTGGTGAATATCAGTGTGCTGCTTCTCAGAAGTCTTCCAACGTTAGAGAAAGTAATAAAGTCTCTCTAAGTGTATCAG aaaaaccaAAGGCCAAACTGAGAAAATACTCTGTAGGGGGACGTGTGACCCTGACCTGCTCTGTGgggtcttcatcatcatcatcatcaccatcatcatcatcatcatctggatGGAAGTACTTCTGGTACAGAGACGAGAAAACCTCTGAACCTCTGAAAACAGGAgatgatgttctcctccagagtGGAAGCATCTCTCCCTCTGGTAGAGGAGTCTActggtgcagaggaggaagaggagacccaGTTTACTACACAGAGTACAGCCATCCAGTCG tCATAAACAGAGCTGTTGTGACTCTGCAACACGACTGGCCTGAGATTTACTCTGGAGAGACGATCACTCTCACATGTGGaatagaggagggaggaggctctGAGTGGGAGTATGAATGGAGAACACCCGGCTATTACACACCTCCAAACCCAAGAGGCTCCATGAGGACATCATCAGTCACAGGAGACTACAGCTGTAAGGGCAGACTGAAAGATGGAGCCTCTACAACAAAATGGAGTGAAGCTTTCACAGTAAAAACATCAG CAGCAAAACCAAAGGCCCAACTGAGAAAATACTCTCCTGTATGGGGACGTGTGACCCTGACCTGCTCTGTGGGgtcttcatcaccatcatcatcatcatcatctggatGGAAGTACTTCTGGTACAAACGCAACAAATACTCTGCACCTCTGAAAACAGGAgatgatgttctcctccagagtGGAAGCTTCTCTCACTCTGGTGGAGGAGTCTActggtgcagaggaggaagaggagacccaGTTTACTACACAGAGTACAGCCATCCAGTCG TCACAAACAGAGCTGTTGTGAAGCCCAACTGGCCTGAGATTTACTCTGGAGAGACGATCACTCTCACATGTGGaataaaggagggaggaggctctGAGTGGGAGTATGAATGGAGAACACCCGACTATTACACACCTCCAAACCCAAGAGGCtccatgatgacatcatcagtcaGAGGAGACTACAGCTGTAAGGGCAGACTGAAAGATGGAGCCTCTACAACAGAATGGAGTGATGCTTTCACAGTAAAAATATCAG aaaaaccaAAGGCCCAACTGAGAAAAGACTCTCCTGTAGCGGGACGTGTGACCCTGACCTGCTCTGTGGGgtcttcatcatcaccatcatcatctggATGGAAGTACTTCTggtacaaacacaacaaatactCTGAACCTCTGAAACCAGGAgatgatgttctcctccagagtGGAAGCatctctccctctggtggaggaGTCTActggtgcagaggaggaagaggaggaggaagaggagacccaGTTTACTACACAGAGTACAGCCATCCAGTCG tCACAAACAGAGCTGTTGTGACTCTGCAACACGACTGGCCTGAGATTTACTCTGGAGAGACGATCACTCTCACATGTGGaatagaggagggaggaggctctGAGTGGGAGTATGAATGGAGAACACCCGACTATTACACACCTCCAAACCCAAGAGGCtccatgatgacatcatcagtcaGAGGAGACTACAGCTGTAAGGGCAGACTGAAAGATGGAGCCTCTACAACAGAATGGAGTGATGCTTTCACAGTAAAAACATCAG CAGCAAAACCAAAGGCCCAACTGAGAAAATACTCTCCTGTAGCGGGAAGTGTGACCCTGACCTGCTCTGTGgggtcttcatcatcatcacgatcatcatcatcatcatcatctggatGGAAGTACTTCTGGTACAAAGACGACAAAACCTCTGAACCTCTGAAAACAGGAgatgatgttctcctccagagtGGAAGCTTCTCTCACTCTGGCGGAGGAGTCTActggtgcagaggaggaagaggagacccaGTTTACTACACAGAGTACAGCCGTCCAGTCG tCACAAACAGAGCTGATGTGAAGCCCAACTGGCCTGAGATTTACTCTGGAGAGACGATCACTCTCACATGTGGaatagaggagggaggaggctctGAGTGGGAATATGAATGGAGAACACCCGACTATTACACACCTCCACACCCAAGAGGCtccatgatgacatcatcagtcaGAGGAGACTACAGCTGTAAGGGCAGACTGAAAGATGGAGCCTCTACAACAGAATGGAGTGATGCTTTCACAGTAAAAACATCAG CAGCAAAACCAAAGGCCCAACTGAGAAAATACTCTGTAGGGGGACATGTGACCCTGACCTGCTCTGTggagtcatcatcatcatcatcatcatctggatGGAAGTACTTCTGGTACAAAGACGACAAAACCTCTGAACCTCTGAAAACAGGAgatgatgttctcctccagagtGGAAGCatctctccctctggtggaggaGTCTActggtgcagaggaggaagaggagccccAGTTTACTACACAGAGTACAGCCATCCAGTCG tCACAAACAGAGCTGTTGTGACTCTGCAACACGACTGGCCTGAGATTTACTCTGGAGAGACGATCACTCTCACATGTGGaatagaggagggaggaggctctGAGTGGGAGTATGAATGGAGAACACCCGACTATTACACACCTCCAAACCCAAGAGAATCCATGATTACATCATCAGTCAGAGGAGACTACAGCTGTAAGGGCAGACTGAAAGATGGAGCCTCTACAACAGAATGGAGTGATGCTTTCACAGTAAAAACATCAG atgtccctcagcctgtcctcacagtgtctccatcatggacgagtcctggagactcagtgactctgacctgcagtgttgaacctccgtctgcaggatggaggttcttctggtatcAGGCTGTTCCagaactgtcactcaactacaCCTATGAGCTTCTAGTTGGTAAcaccactgggactgaacaggattcctacattcttcatggacagacacacacagcaggatatgtgtgcagagctggaagaggagatcctgtgtttTACACTCTGTACAGTGAtgtgaagtttgtctggtctggaggtgagtttgttcacacttttatattcttgcacaagagaataaatgtcctttttgtgttgacattgtttgtcctgtgtgtgtctcctaatgacGTGTTttcaggtgtgaatccagcagcgtctctcacagtgagtcctcacagactgcagcacttcagcacagagtcactgtcactgagctgtgagggaaactctacTGAGTGGAAAGTGATGAAGGCTGATGAATCTGGCTTCATGTCATCCTGTTCTTACTGGGGACaaatgactggatccacatgcaacaccgacactagagcgagtagtggagtgtactggtgtgagtctgCAACACAGtccagcaatgcagccaacatcactacacaca atcctgaagaagcagcatcaagctctgTGTTTCTCCTGCTGTTGGTGGTTGGTCTGGTTTCTGGAGTTTTACTGattattctcctgctgctgatTCTGTGTTGCTACAGAAAGTCAAAAG cttcaagcctcagcag gtctcagaggaccaatcagagcccagCTACAGACCACATGATCAACCAGGGTGAAACTCAAGACGGACATTACGCTGCTCTTCTTCATG GTGATTCTTGTCTCTATGAAACAATCAGAGGCTCTGGACAATGTGAACCAG GGACGAATGATGAACCAGAGGAGAGCGATTACCAAAATGTGATgatggaaacagctgcaggtaCTTCAAGTACAACAGACCATGTAGTACAAT atgaataa